The following are encoded in a window of Methylocystis rosea genomic DNA:
- the rplV gene encoding 50S ribosomal protein L22, with protein sequence MSKEANPRRLADNEAKAVARMLRVSPQKLNLLAQLIRGKKVDRALADLEFSRKRIAHEVKKALESAIANAENNHGLDVDDLVVAQAFVGKALVMKRFHARARGRASRVEKPFANLTIIVREVEAQANA encoded by the coding sequence ATGTCGAAGGAAGCCAATCCGCGCCGGCTTGCGGACAATGAAGCGAAGGCCGTCGCGCGCATGCTGCGCGTCTCGCCGCAGAAGCTCAATCTGCTCGCGCAGTTGATCCGCGGCAAGAAGGTGGATCGCGCGCTCGCCGATCTGGAGTTCTCCAGAAAGCGGATCGCGCATGAGGTGAAGAAGGCGCTGGAAAGCGCCATCGCCAACGCCGAGAACAATCACGGTCTCGACGTCGACGATCTCGTCGTCGCCCAGGCCTTTGTCGGCAAGGCGCTGGTGATGAAGCGTTTCCACGCCCGCGCCCGCGGCCGTGCGAGCCGCGTCGAGAAGCCATTCGCCAATCTGACGATCATCGTGCGCGAAGTCGAAGCGCAGGCCAACGCCTAA
- the rpsQ gene encoding 30S ribosomal protein S17, translating to MPKRILQGVVVSDKQNKTVVVKVERRFTHPLFQKTVRRTKNYHAHDENGAFKVGDSVTIEETAPISKLKRWRVVEVTAEA from the coding sequence ATGCCGAAGCGAATTCTCCAGGGCGTCGTCGTCAGCGACAAACAGAACAAGACCGTGGTGGTGAAGGTCGAACGTCGCTTCACCCACCCGCTGTTCCAGAAGACGGTGCGCCGCACGAAGAACTATCACGCCCATGACGAGAACGGCGCGTTCAAGGTGGGCGACTCGGTGACGATCGAAGAGACCGCGCCGATCTCGAAATTGAAGCGCTGGCGGGTCGTCGAAGTGACGGCCGAGGCGTAG
- the rplB gene encoding 50S ribosomal protein L2, with protein sequence MALKTFKPVTPSLRQLVIVDRSELYKGKPVKTLTEGKSSKGGRNNAGRITVRFRGGGHKQAYRVVDFKRRKLDVAGKVERLEYDPNRTAFIALIRYTDNELAYILAPQRLSVGDEVIAGNQVDVKPGNAMPIANIPVGAIVHNVEMKIGKGGAIARSAGTYAQIVGRDQGYVIIRLNSGEQRLVHGQCFATLGAVSNPDHMNTSIGKAGRSRWLGRRPHNRGVTMNPIDHPHGGGEGRTSGGRHPVTPWGKPTKGKKTRTNKSTDRFIVSSRHNRKKKG encoded by the coding sequence ATGGCGCTGAAGACATTCAAGCCGGTCACGCCGAGCCTTCGCCAGCTCGTCATTGTCGACCGCAGCGAGCTCTATAAGGGCAAGCCGGTCAAGACGCTGACCGAAGGCAAGAGCTCAAAGGGCGGGCGCAACAACGCCGGGCGGATCACCGTGCGTTTTCGCGGCGGCGGCCATAAGCAGGCCTATCGCGTCGTCGACTTCAAGCGGCGCAAGCTCGATGTCGCCGGCAAGGTCGAGCGGCTCGAATATGATCCGAACCGCACGGCGTTCATCGCGCTCATTCGCTACACGGACAATGAGCTTGCCTATATTCTCGCGCCGCAGCGGCTCTCCGTCGGCGACGAAGTGATCGCCGGCAATCAGGTCGACGTGAAGCCCGGCAACGCCATGCCGATCGCCAACATCCCTGTCGGCGCCATCGTGCACAATGTCGAGATGAAGATCGGCAAGGGCGGCGCCATTGCGCGATCGGCCGGCACCTATGCGCAGATCGTCGGCCGCGACCAGGGCTATGTGATCATCAGGCTGAATTCCGGCGAGCAGCGCCTGGTGCATGGCCAGTGCTTTGCGACGCTCGGCGCCGTGTCCAATCCCGATCATATGAACACTTCGATCGGCAAGGCCGGCCGCTCACGCTGGCTCGGCCGCCGCCCGCACAATCGCGGCGTCACGATGAATCCGATCGACCATCCGCATGGCGGCGGCGAAGGCCGCACCTCTGGCGGTCGTCATCCGGTCACGCCCTGGGGCAAGCCGACCAAGGGCAAGAAGACCCGCACCAATAAATCCACCGACCGTTTCATTGTGTCCTCGCGACACAATCGCAAGAAGAAGGGCTAA
- the rpmC gene encoding 50S ribosomal protein L29, which translates to MKSKQRLSDIKAMTEDQLNDEVLKLKKEQFNLRFQRATGQLENTSRVRVVRRDIARTKTIAAHKRAEKQG; encoded by the coding sequence ATGAAATCCAAACAGCGCCTCTCCGACATCAAGGCGATGACCGAAGATCAGCTCAATGACGAAGTGCTGAAGCTCAAGAAAGAGCAGTTCAATCTGCGCTTCCAGCGGGCGACCGGCCAGCTCGAGAACACCTCACGCGTGCGCGTCGTTCGTCGCGACATTGCCCGCACGAAAACCATCGCCGCGCATAAGCGCGCCGAAAAGCAGGGTTAA
- the rpsS gene encoding 30S ribosomal protein S19 — MARSIWKGPFVDGYLLKKAETSRGSGRSEVIKIWSRRSTIIPQFVGLTFGVHNGQKHIPVAVSEDMIGHKFGEFAPTRTFHGHAADKKAKRG; from the coding sequence ATGGCGCGCTCGATTTGGAAGGGCCCGTTCGTCGACGGCTATCTTCTTAAGAAGGCCGAGACCTCGCGCGGTTCAGGCCGCTCCGAGGTGATCAAGATCTGGAGCCGCCGCTCCACGATCATCCCGCAATTCGTGGGACTGACCTTCGGCGTGCACAACGGCCAGAAACATATTCCCGTGGCAGTGTCGGAAGACATGATCGGGCACAAATTCGGCGAATTCGCTCCGACCCGCACCTTCCACGGCCATGCGGCCGACAAGAAGGCCAAGAGGGGCTAA
- the rpsC gene encoding 30S ribosomal protein S3, whose amino-acid sequence MGQKVNPIGLRLGVNRTWDSRWFANKGEYAKLLHEDMAIRETVSKTLKQAAVSKIVIERPHKKCRVTIYSARPGVVIGKKGADIDKIRKLVGKLTGSEVVINIVEVRKPETEAALVAESIAQQLERRVAFRRAMKRAVQSAIRLGAQGIRINCSGRLGGAEIARLEWYREGRVPLHTLRADVDYGTATAHTAYGACGIKVWIFKGEILEHDPMAQDKKAAEQASGGDHGDRDRGGERRRREHREPRDAA is encoded by the coding sequence ATGGGTCAGAAGGTTAATCCGATCGGGCTGCGACTGGGCGTCAACCGCACCTGGGATTCGCGCTGGTTCGCCAATAAGGGCGAATACGCCAAGCTCCTGCATGAGGACATGGCGATCCGCGAAACCGTGTCGAAAACGCTGAAGCAGGCGGCGGTGTCGAAGATCGTCATCGAGCGCCCGCACAAGAAGTGCCGCGTCACGATCTATTCGGCGCGTCCCGGCGTCGTCATCGGCAAGAAGGGCGCGGACATCGACAAGATTCGCAAGCTCGTGGGCAAGCTCACCGGCAGCGAAGTCGTCATCAACATCGTCGAAGTGCGCAAGCCCGAAACCGAGGCCGCGCTCGTCGCCGAGTCGATCGCGCAGCAACTCGAGCGTCGCGTCGCCTTCCGCCGCGCGATGAAGCGCGCCGTGCAATCAGCCATCCGGCTGGGCGCGCAGGGCATTCGCATCAATTGCTCGGGCCGTCTTGGCGGCGCCGAGATCGCCCGTCTCGAATGGTATCGCGAAGGGCGCGTGCCACTGCACACGCTGCGCGCCGACGTCGATTACGGCACCGCCACCGCGCATACCGCCTATGGCGCTTGCGGCATCAAGGTTTGGATCTTCAAGGGCGAAATCCTTGAGCATGATCCGATGGCGCAGGATAAGAAGGCGGCTGAACAGGCGTCCGGCGGCGATCATGGCGATCGCGACCGCGGCGGCGAACGCCGCCGTCGCGAGCACCGCGAACCGCGCGACGCGGCGTAA
- the rplP gene encoding 50S ribosomal protein L16, whose product MLQPKRTKFRKAFKGRIRGASKAGFSLNFGQFGLKALEPDRITARQIEAARRALTRHMKRAGRVWIRIFPDVPVSKKPTEVRMGKGKGAPEFWAVRVAPGRIMFEIDGVPAPIAREALTLAAAKLPIKTRFIERIAE is encoded by the coding sequence ATGCTGCAACCCAAACGCACCAAGTTCCGCAAGGCCTTCAAGGGCCGCATCCGTGGCGCCTCCAAGGCGGGCTTTTCGCTGAACTTCGGTCAGTTCGGCCTTAAGGCGCTGGAGCCGGATCGCATCACCGCGCGCCAGATCGAAGCCGCGCGCCGCGCCCTGACGCGTCATATGAAGCGCGCCGGCCGAGTCTGGATTCGCATCTTCCCCGACGTGCCGGTCTCCAAGAAGCCGACCGAAGTGCGTATGGGCAAGGGCAAGGGCGCGCCGGAATTCTGGGCCGTGCGCGTTGCGCCCGGCCGCATCATGTTCGAGATCGACGGCGTGCCGGCGCCTATCGCGCGGGAGGCCTTGACGCTTGCCGCCGCGAAGCTGCCGATTAAGACGCGCTTCATCGAACGCATCGCCGAATAA